In Candidatus Delongbacteria bacterium, a single window of DNA contains:
- the odhB gene encoding 2-oxoglutarate dehydrogenase complex dihydrolipoyllysine-residue succinyltransferase, producing the protein MDILIPSPGESITEVVVAAWLKPDGAAVEADEEILELESEKATLVVAAPAPGILRVELPAGSTARVGQVAGRIETAAAGDPAPAVAPAPKAAPAPQPAIPASAVVSGTSPAARKLLDERGLDPAQVTGSGKAGRITKADVLAASHAESAEPAQPVAAPAPVAAAPAAPSARSETRSPVSPLRQKLAQRLVAVRTQTAMLTTFNEADLSAVKALRASWRERFRELHSVDLGFMSFFAAAAVRALQEFPTVNSRLEGEELVEPGYVDLGIAVSAPKGLVVPVIRDAQGLGLDGLEAEIARLAGRARENRITIKEMTGGTFTISNGGVFGSLLSTPILNPPQCAILGLHAIQDRPVAVNGQVVIRPMMYLALSYDHRLIDGRESVGFLKRIKELVEEPVRLLLKV; encoded by the coding sequence ATGGACATTCTCATTCCCAGTCCGGGTGAGTCCATCACCGAAGTGGTGGTGGCCGCTTGGCTAAAGCCCGATGGCGCGGCCGTGGAGGCCGACGAGGAGATTCTCGAGCTGGAGTCCGAAAAGGCCACGCTGGTGGTGGCGGCCCCTGCGCCGGGCATCCTGCGCGTGGAGCTGCCCGCCGGCAGCACGGCCCGAGTGGGGCAGGTGGCCGGGCGAATCGAGACCGCCGCCGCGGGCGACCCGGCACCGGCTGTGGCGCCTGCGCCGAAGGCAGCCCCCGCCCCGCAGCCGGCGATTCCCGCCTCCGCCGTCGTCTCCGGGACCTCCCCGGCGGCGCGCAAGCTGCTGGACGAGCGGGGCCTGGATCCCGCCCAGGTGACCGGCAGCGGCAAGGCCGGCCGGATCACCAAGGCCGACGTGCTGGCTGCGTCTCACGCAGAGTCCGCCGAGCCCGCCCAGCCCGTGGCGGCTCCGGCCCCGGTCGCTGCGGCACCGGCCGCCCCGTCCGCGCGCAGCGAGACCCGCAGCCCCGTCAGCCCGCTGCGCCAGAAACTGGCCCAGCGTCTGGTGGCCGTGCGCACCCAGACCGCCATGCTCACCACCTTCAACGAGGCGGACCTGAGCGCGGTGAAGGCCCTGCGAGCGAGCTGGCGCGAGCGCTTCCGCGAGCTGCATTCGGTGGATCTGGGCTTCATGAGCTTCTTCGCCGCCGCCGCCGTGCGCGCGCTGCAGGAGTTTCCGACGGTGAACAGCCGGCTGGAGGGTGAGGAGCTGGTGGAGCCGGGCTACGTCGATCTGGGCATCGCCGTGAGCGCGCCCAAGGGCCTGGTGGTGCCCGTGATCCGCGACGCCCAGGGACTGGGCCTGGACGGACTGGAGGCGGAGATCGCCCGCCTGGCGGGCCGCGCCCGGGAGAACCGCATCACCATCAAGGAGATGACGGGCGGGACCTTCACCATCTCCAACGGCGGCGTGTTCGGCAGCCTGCTCTCCACGCCGATCCTCAACCCGCCCCAGTGTGCGATCCTCGGCCTGCACGCCATCCAGGACCGGCCCGTGGCCGTGAATGGCCAGGTGGTGATCCGGCCCATGATGTACCTGGCCCTCTCCTACGACCACCGGCTGATCGACGGCCGCGAGTCCGTGGGCTTCCTCAAACGGATCAAGGAGCTGGTGGAGGAGCCGGTGCGGCTCCTGCTCAAGGTCTGA
- a CDS encoding 2-oxoglutarate dehydrogenase E1 component, protein MSPAPWLHQAEPRVLDAFYQQYLQDPAALPADWQRFFEGFEFARRAPEALAAAGPDSETACSEPVRRVREDFERESRVLALIEGYRQRGHLFTRTNPVRSRRRYAPDLGLATFGLGPEDLERPFHAGQSLGLGTAPLREIVAHLEETYCRSVGVEYRFIRSPRVVAWLQERMERTRNQRAWTPEERRQVYRMLTRTVLLEKLMHTRFVGQKRFSIEGVDAVIPALDAVLGLGAGLGIREFVIGMPHRGRLNVLANVLGKPLRQLFAEFQDLDYEDVDFTNDVKYHLGYSNDRQLPGGRSVHLSLAPNPSHLEAVDPVVEGIVRAKLEFRHEGDARRIAPILLHGDAAVAGQGVVAEVLQMSQLPGYHTGGTIHLVLNNQVGFTTGYLEGRSSTYCTDVAKVTLSPVFHVNGDDVEAVIHAVEVALEFRQEFGRDVFIDILGYRKHGHNEGDEPRFTQPLLYEAISRHPDALEIYRRQLVESGAMSELEAREIERAFREEMETELAAAAGLKVVPRREHLGGVWHGLRSARPEDFQQPSPETGVELDVLRETGRRLLDVPAELKVIPKARRLFEQRRALLEEGRALDWALGESLAYATLLREGHPVRLSGQDSVRGTFSHRHAALTLEDSAERLVPLARLEPGQAPFTVLNSPLNEYGVLGFDYGYSTATPAGLTLWEAQFGDFANGAQIIFDQFLSCGETKWHQHSGLVCLLPHGYEGQGHEHSSARMERFLQLCAGANLQCANVSTPANFFHLLRRQLKRPFRVPLIVFAPKSLLRLPACVSPLADFGPGTRFEEVLDDRTADPDRVTRVLLVSGKLSYELEARRTEEGRQDVAILRLEQLAPLPEARLAAALECWPKATRWLWVQEEPENMGAWSWLQRSFRLRPLELVSRRAAAAPATGVSVRHRTEQKLLVDKAFA, encoded by the coding sequence ATGAGCCCAGCTCCCTGGCTTCACCAGGCCGAACCGCGCGTCCTGGACGCTTTTTACCAGCAGTATCTCCAGGACCCCGCCGCGCTGCCCGCCGACTGGCAGCGCTTTTTCGAGGGCTTCGAGTTCGCCCGCCGGGCGCCGGAGGCCCTGGCCGCCGCCGGGCCGGACTCAGAGACCGCCTGCAGCGAACCCGTCCGCCGGGTGCGCGAGGACTTCGAGCGCGAGAGCCGCGTGCTGGCCCTGATCGAGGGCTACCGCCAGCGCGGCCATCTGTTCACGCGCACCAACCCCGTCCGCAGCCGGCGCCGCTACGCGCCGGACCTGGGCCTGGCCACCTTCGGCCTCGGGCCGGAGGATCTGGAGCGGCCCTTCCACGCCGGCCAGAGCCTGGGCCTGGGCACCGCCCCCCTGCGCGAGATCGTCGCCCACCTGGAGGAGACCTACTGCCGCAGCGTGGGCGTGGAGTACCGCTTCATCCGCAGCCCGCGGGTGGTGGCCTGGCTGCAGGAGCGGATGGAGCGCACGCGCAACCAGCGCGCCTGGACGCCCGAGGAGCGGCGCCAGGTCTACCGGATGCTGACGCGCACGGTCCTGCTGGAGAAGCTGATGCACACGCGCTTCGTGGGGCAGAAGCGCTTCTCCATCGAGGGCGTGGACGCGGTGATTCCCGCCCTGGACGCCGTGCTGGGGCTGGGCGCCGGGCTGGGCATCCGCGAGTTCGTGATCGGCATGCCGCACCGCGGGCGCCTGAACGTGCTGGCCAACGTGCTGGGCAAGCCCCTGCGCCAGCTCTTCGCCGAGTTCCAGGACCTGGACTACGAGGACGTGGACTTCACCAACGACGTGAAGTATCACCTGGGCTACTCCAACGACCGCCAGCTGCCCGGCGGCCGCAGCGTGCACCTGAGCCTGGCGCCCAACCCCTCGCATCTCGAGGCCGTGGATCCCGTGGTGGAGGGGATCGTGCGCGCCAAGCTCGAGTTCCGCCACGAGGGCGACGCCCGCCGCATCGCGCCGATCCTGCTCCACGGCGACGCCGCCGTGGCCGGGCAGGGCGTGGTGGCCGAAGTGCTGCAGATGTCCCAGTTGCCCGGCTACCACACGGGCGGGACCATTCACCTGGTGTTGAACAACCAGGTGGGCTTCACAACGGGCTATCTGGAGGGGCGCAGCAGCACCTACTGCACGGACGTGGCCAAGGTCACCCTCTCGCCCGTCTTCCACGTGAACGGCGACGACGTGGAGGCCGTGATCCACGCCGTGGAAGTGGCGCTGGAGTTCCGCCAGGAGTTCGGGCGCGACGTGTTCATCGACATCCTGGGCTATCGCAAACACGGACACAACGAGGGCGACGAGCCGCGCTTCACCCAGCCCCTGCTCTACGAGGCCATCAGCCGGCACCCCGACGCGCTGGAGATCTACCGGCGGCAGCTGGTGGAATCCGGCGCCATGAGCGAACTGGAGGCCCGCGAGATCGAGCGCGCCTTCCGCGAGGAGATGGAGACCGAGCTGGCCGCCGCCGCCGGCCTGAAAGTGGTCCCGCGGCGCGAACACTTGGGCGGGGTCTGGCACGGCCTGCGCAGTGCGCGGCCCGAGGATTTTCAGCAGCCCTCCCCGGAGACCGGCGTGGAGTTGGACGTCCTGCGCGAGACCGGCCGCCGGCTGCTGGACGTGCCCGCGGAACTGAAGGTCATTCCCAAGGCACGCCGGCTCTTCGAACAGCGGCGCGCGCTGCTGGAGGAGGGCCGGGCGCTGGACTGGGCGCTGGGGGAGAGCCTGGCCTACGCCACGCTGCTGCGCGAGGGCCATCCCGTCCGCCTCTCCGGCCAGGACAGCGTGCGCGGCACCTTCAGCCACCGCCACGCCGCGCTGACGCTGGAGGATTCCGCCGAGCGGCTGGTGCCGCTGGCCCGGCTGGAGCCCGGCCAGGCGCCCTTCACGGTGCTGAATTCGCCCTTGAACGAGTACGGCGTGCTGGGCTTCGATTACGGCTACAGCACGGCCACGCCGGCGGGCCTGACCCTCTGGGAGGCCCAGTTCGGCGACTTCGCCAACGGCGCGCAGATCATCTTCGACCAGTTCCTCAGCTGCGGCGAGACCAAGTGGCACCAGCACAGCGGGCTGGTCTGCCTGCTGCCCCACGGGTACGAGGGCCAGGGTCACGAGCACAGCAGCGCCCGGATGGAGCGCTTCCTCCAGCTCTGCGCCGGGGCCAACCTGCAGTGCGCCAACGTCAGCACGCCGGCCAACTTCTTCCACCTGCTGCGCCGGCAGCTCAAGCGGCCCTTCCGCGTGCCACTGATCGTCTTCGCGCCCAAGAGCCTGCTGCGCCTGCCGGCCTGCGTCAGCCCGCTGGCGGACTTCGGTCCGGGAACGCGCTTCGAGGAGGTGCTGGACGACCGCACGGCGGATCCGGACCGGGTGACCCGCGTCCTGCTGGTGAGCGGCAAGCTGTCCTACGAGCTGGAGGCCCGCCGGACGGAGGAGGGGCGGCAGGACGTGGCCATCCTGCGGCTGGAACAGCTGGCGCCCCTGCCCGAAGCCCGGCTGGCCGCGGCCCTGGAGTGCTGGCCCAAGGCCACGCGCTGGCTCTGGGTGCAGGAGGAGCCGGAAAACATGGGCGCCTGGAGCTGGCTGCAGCGCAGCTTCCGCCTGCGGCCGCTGGAACTGGTCTCCCGGCGCGCAGCCGCGGCCCCGGCGACGGGGGTCAGCGTGCGCCATCGAACCGAACAAAAATTGCTGGTGGACAAGGCCTTCGCCTGA
- the gdhA gene encoding NADP-specific glutamate dehydrogenase has translation MSSAYISKILDGVKTHHPGQPEFHQAVEEVLTSLEPVLARHPEFEQNAILERMVEPERVVMFRVPWVDDQGKVQVNRGYRIEMNSAIGPYKGGLRFHPTVNLSILKFLAFEQVFKNSLTTLPMGGGKGGSDFQPKGKSDNEVMRFCQSFMTELSRHIGPNTDVPAGDIGVGGREIGFMFGQYKRLRNEFTGVLTGKGIGWGGSLIRPEATGYGAVYFLEEMLKKKGQDLKGKTVSISGYGNVGTFIVEKINELGGKVVTLGDEYGYVHDPDGIKGEKLEFMSTLWAVYRKSAKEYADKFGVTWVPGKRPWEVKVDVAMPSACENELDAASAKTLVANGCIAVVEAANMPCTPEAVEIFHANKVLFAPGKAANAGGVATSGLEMSQNSLRMSWSREEVDAHLHRIMKSIHEACYTAAETYGHPGNYVVGANIAGFLKVAGAMLDQGIV, from the coding sequence GTGAGCAGTGCGTATATCAGCAAAATACTGGATGGTGTGAAGACTCATCATCCGGGACAGCCTGAATTCCATCAGGCGGTCGAGGAAGTTCTGACCTCCTTGGAGCCCGTGCTGGCTCGCCATCCGGAATTTGAGCAGAATGCCATTCTGGAGCGCATGGTGGAGCCCGAGCGCGTGGTCATGTTCCGGGTGCCCTGGGTGGACGATCAGGGCAAGGTCCAGGTCAACCGCGGCTACCGCATCGAGATGAACAGCGCCATCGGCCCCTACAAGGGCGGCCTGCGCTTCCATCCCACTGTCAACCTGAGCATCCTCAAGTTCCTGGCCTTCGAGCAGGTCTTCAAGAACAGCCTGACCACGCTGCCCATGGGCGGCGGCAAGGGCGGCTCCGACTTCCAGCCCAAGGGCAAGAGCGACAACGAAGTGATGCGCTTCTGCCAGAGCTTCATGACCGAGCTGTCCCGCCACATCGGCCCCAACACCGACGTGCCGGCGGGCGACATCGGCGTGGGCGGCCGCGAGATCGGCTTCATGTTCGGCCAATACAAGCGCCTGCGCAACGAGTTCACGGGCGTCCTGACGGGCAAGGGCATCGGTTGGGGCGGCAGCCTCATCCGCCCGGAAGCCACGGGCTACGGCGCCGTGTACTTCCTGGAGGAGATGCTGAAGAAGAAGGGCCAGGACCTCAAGGGCAAGACCGTTTCCATCTCCGGCTACGGCAACGTGGGCACCTTCATCGTCGAAAAGATCAACGAGCTGGGCGGCAAGGTCGTCACCCTGGGCGACGAGTACGGCTACGTGCATGATCCCGACGGCATCAAGGGCGAGAAGCTCGAGTTCATGAGCACGCTCTGGGCCGTCTACCGCAAGAGCGCCAAGGAGTACGCGGACAAGTTCGGCGTGACCTGGGTGCCCGGCAAGCGTCCGTGGGAAGTCAAGGTCGACGTGGCCATGCCCAGCGCCTGCGAGAACGAGCTGGACGCCGCCAGCGCCAAGACCCTGGTGGCCAACGGCTGCATCGCGGTGGTGGAAGCCGCCAACATGCCCTGCACGCCGGAAGCGGTGGAAATTTTCCACGCCAACAAGGTCTTGTTTGCCCCGGGCAAGGCGGCCAACGCCGGCGGCGTGGCCACCAGCGGCCTGGAAATGAGCCAGAACAGCCTGCGCATGTCCTGGAGTCGCGAAGAGGTGGACGCCCACCTGCATCGCATCATGAAGAGCATCCACGAAGCTTGCTACACGGCCGCCGAGACCTACGGCCACCCGGGCAACTACGTGGTGGGTGCCAATATCGCGGGCTTCCTCAAGGTCGCCGGCGCCATGCTGGACCAGGGCATCGTCTAA
- the lpdA gene encoding dihydrolipoyl dehydrogenase, giving the protein MKVDVTVIGGGPGGYVAAIRCAQLGMSVALVEQYERLGGTCTNVGCIPSKALLDSSERFHEAAKSYGNHGILLDNLRVDWAAMRARKDKVVQLTALGIDKLMEKNKITRLQGVGRFLAPKRVAVDGPAGTTELESRHVIVATGSKPLDLPFCRIDKERIISSTEALNLPEIPKRLLIIGAGVIGLELGSVFARLGTRVEVVEALERCIPGMDSELGKELERSLKKLGFVFHLGARVGKVERQGDEVLVEAVSAKGKELALKADYCLVAIGRKPNTQGLNLEAAGLATDARGFLPVDGQLQTKVPGIYAIGDVIGGAMLAHKAEEEGVFVAEILAGQKPALNHHLIPGVVYTWPEVAAVGFSENDLQAQGRAFKKGVFPFMALGRARAAGEKEGFVKILADAQTDEILGVQMIGPRAADLIAEAVTALEYKASAEDVARICHAHPTYAEAIKEAALAATGDRALHL; this is encoded by the coding sequence ATGAAGGTAGATGTGACGGTGATCGGCGGCGGGCCGGGCGGCTATGTGGCGGCCATCCGCTGCGCCCAGCTGGGCATGAGCGTGGCGTTGGTGGAACAGTACGAACGGCTGGGCGGCACCTGCACCAACGTGGGCTGCATTCCCTCCAAGGCGCTGCTGGATTCCAGCGAGCGCTTCCACGAGGCGGCCAAGAGCTATGGCAACCACGGCATCCTGCTGGACAACCTGCGCGTGGACTGGGCGGCCATGCGGGCGCGCAAGGACAAGGTCGTGCAGCTCACCGCGCTGGGCATCGACAAGCTGATGGAGAAGAACAAGATCACGCGCCTGCAGGGCGTCGGCCGCTTCCTTGCGCCGAAGCGCGTGGCCGTGGACGGGCCCGCGGGCACCACCGAGCTGGAGAGCCGGCACGTGATCGTCGCCACGGGCTCCAAGCCGCTGGACCTGCCCTTCTGCCGCATCGACAAGGAGCGGATCATCTCGTCCACCGAGGCCCTCAATCTGCCCGAGATTCCCAAGCGGCTGCTGATCATCGGCGCGGGCGTGATCGGGCTGGAGCTGGGCAGCGTGTTCGCCCGGCTGGGCACGCGCGTGGAGGTGGTGGAGGCGCTGGAACGCTGCATTCCCGGGATGGACAGCGAGCTGGGCAAGGAGCTGGAGCGCAGCCTGAAGAAGCTGGGCTTCGTGTTCCACCTGGGCGCGCGGGTGGGCAAGGTGGAGCGCCAGGGCGACGAGGTGCTGGTGGAGGCCGTCTCGGCCAAGGGCAAGGAGCTGGCCCTCAAGGCCGACTACTGCCTGGTGGCCATCGGGCGCAAGCCCAACACCCAGGGCCTGAACCTCGAGGCCGCCGGCCTGGCCACGGATGCCCGGGGCTTCTTGCCCGTGGACGGGCAGCTGCAAACAAAGGTCCCCGGCATCTACGCCATCGGCGACGTGATCGGCGGCGCCATGCTGGCCCACAAGGCCGAGGAGGAGGGCGTCTTCGTGGCCGAGATCCTGGCCGGTCAGAAGCCCGCGCTCAACCACCACCTGATTCCCGGCGTGGTCTACACCTGGCCCGAAGTGGCGGCGGTGGGCTTCTCGGAGAACGATCTGCAGGCCCAGGGCCGGGCCTTCAAGAAGGGCGTCTTCCCCTTCATGGCGCTGGGCCGGGCCCGGGCCGCCGGGGAGAAAGAGGGCTTCGTGAAGATCCTGGCCGATGCGCAGACCGACGAGATCCTGGGCGTGCAGATGATCGGCCCGCGGGCGGCGGACCTGATCGCCGAGGCCGTGACGGCACTGGAGTACAAGGCCTCGGCGGAGGACGTGGCGCGGATCTGCCACGCCCACCCCACCTATGCCGAGGCCATCAAGGAGGCGGCCCTGGCCGCCACGGGCGACCGCGCCCTGCACTTGTAG
- a CDS encoding M3 family metallopeptidase, whose protein sequence is MSQSTDPFAPFQVADDEFKSLVFDGIAVEHYLPAVREGLQRTRARVEAIKSNPAPPDFQNTIVALERANEDLELVAGVYFLLFGAHGTPELHALSDQISPLLAELESDLSLDPVLFARIEAVHSQRAGLGLDPESLRLLEKTWLGFTRNGALLPEEKKARLRAIDQELSTLSPQFSKNVLKATNAWELHLTAESDLAGLPESARAAMAHEASKRGKEGWVATLHAPSMIPFMTYSARRPLREQMWRAYNSRALGGELDNRPLIRSIVALRQERAKLLGYATHSHYVLEERMARHPGEVLGFLDRMLAASRPAAERDVAQVREFALKQDDLQELRPWDFAYYSEQLKKHLFDFDEEVLRAYFPLERVLEGMFQVATRLYQLDFEERKEISTWHEDVRVFKVSRAGALVGLFYVDLFPRDTKQGGAWMTGLRDQGLWRGSPTRPHAGIVCNFTPSSPERPSLLRLDEVRTLFHEFGHALHGLLSECTYQSMGGTSVYWDFVELPSQIMENWTTEHEALALFAGHYQTGEPVPAELIEKVRALRTFQAGYTCLRQLNFGLLDMAWHGKEQDLQEDLEAFELRELERTRVLAPVPGTSTSTAFSHIFAGGYSSGYYSYKWAEVLDADAFEAFLEEGLFNPATAERFRAHILSRGNSAHPMDLYVAFRGRQPDPEALLRRDGLIS, encoded by the coding sequence ATGAGTCAATCCACCGATCCCTTCGCCCCTTTCCAGGTGGCGGACGACGAGTTCAAGAGCCTGGTCTTCGACGGCATCGCCGTGGAGCACTACCTGCCCGCCGTGCGGGAAGGCCTGCAGCGCACGCGCGCCCGGGTGGAGGCCATCAAGTCCAACCCCGCCCCACCGGATTTCCAGAACACCATCGTCGCGCTGGAGCGCGCCAACGAGGATCTGGAACTGGTGGCCGGCGTCTACTTCCTGCTCTTCGGCGCCCACGGCACGCCCGAGTTGCACGCCCTCTCCGACCAGATCAGCCCGCTCCTGGCCGAGCTGGAGTCCGATCTGAGCCTGGATCCCGTGCTGTTCGCGCGGATCGAGGCCGTCCACAGCCAGCGTGCCGGGCTGGGCCTGGACCCGGAGTCCCTGCGCCTGCTGGAGAAGACCTGGCTGGGCTTCACGCGCAACGGCGCCCTGCTGCCCGAGGAGAAGAAGGCCCGCCTGCGGGCCATCGACCAGGAGCTGTCCACCCTGAGCCCGCAGTTCTCCAAGAACGTGCTCAAGGCCACCAACGCCTGGGAGCTGCATCTGACGGCTGAGTCCGACTTGGCCGGCCTGCCCGAATCCGCCCGCGCGGCCATGGCCCACGAGGCCTCCAAGCGCGGCAAGGAGGGCTGGGTGGCCACGCTGCACGCCCCGTCGATGATCCCGTTCATGACCTACAGCGCGCGCCGGCCGCTGCGCGAGCAGATGTGGCGTGCCTACAACAGCCGGGCCCTGGGCGGCGAGCTGGACAACCGGCCGCTGATCCGCAGCATCGTCGCCCTGCGCCAGGAGCGCGCCAAGCTGCTGGGCTACGCCACGCATTCGCACTACGTGCTCGAGGAGCGGATGGCCCGCCACCCGGGCGAGGTGCTGGGCTTCCTGGACCGCATGCTGGCGGCCTCGCGCCCGGCGGCGGAACGCGACGTGGCCCAGGTGCGCGAGTTCGCCCTGAAGCAGGACGACCTGCAGGAGCTGCGGCCCTGGGATTTCGCCTACTACAGCGAGCAGCTCAAGAAGCACCTGTTCGACTTCGACGAGGAGGTGTTGCGCGCCTACTTCCCGCTGGAGCGCGTGCTCGAGGGCATGTTCCAGGTGGCGACCCGCCTCTACCAGCTGGACTTCGAGGAGCGCAAGGAGATCTCCACCTGGCACGAGGACGTGCGCGTCTTCAAGGTGAGTCGCGCTGGCGCGCTGGTGGGCCTGTTCTACGTCGACCTCTTCCCGCGGGACACCAAGCAGGGCGGCGCCTGGATGACCGGCCTGCGCGACCAGGGCCTCTGGCGCGGCTCGCCCACCCGGCCCCACGCGGGCATCGTCTGCAACTTCACGCCCTCCTCCCCCGAGCGCCCCAGTTTGCTGCGGCTGGATGAGGTGCGCACGCTATTCCACGAATTCGGCCATGCCCTGCACGGCCTGCTCTCGGAGTGCACGTACCAGTCCATGGGCGGCACCTCGGTCTACTGGGATTTCGTGGAGCTGCCCAGCCAGATCATGGAGAACTGGACCACCGAGCACGAGGCCCTGGCGCTGTTCGCCGGCCACTACCAGACCGGCGAGCCCGTCCCGGCGGAGCTGATCGAGAAAGTGCGGGCGCTGCGGACTTTCCAGGCGGGCTACACGTGCCTGCGGCAACTGAATTTCGGTCTGCTGGACATGGCCTGGCACGGCAAGGAACAGGATCTGCAGGAGGACCTGGAGGCCTTCGAGCTGCGCGAACTCGAGCGAACGCGCGTGCTGGCCCCCGTGCCGGGCACGTCCACGTCCACGGCCTTCAGCCACATTTTCGCCGGCGGTTATTCCAGCGGCTATTACAGCTACAAGTGGGCCGAGGTGCTGGATGCCGACGCCTTCGAGGCCTTCCTGGAGGAGGGGCTGTTCAACCCGGCCACGGCCGAGCGCTTCCGCGCCCACATCTTGAGCCGGGGCAACAGCGCGCATCCGATGGATCTGTACGTGGCCTTCCGGGGCCGCCAGCCGGATCCCGAGGCCCTGCTGCGCCGCGACGGTTTGATTTCCTGA